In Bacteroidales bacterium, a single genomic region encodes these proteins:
- the cmk gene encoding (d)CMP kinase — MKYKKLIIAIDGHSSCGKSTLAKDLAKHFKYNYIDTGAMYRAVTLYVIENNFSKDKKINELLLQQAFEEKKILIGFHFNIKTKKSETLLNGKNIENQIRGIEVSNLVSPVAVIPFVRYRLVDLQREMGKGGGIVMDGRDIGTNVFPNADLKIFLTADAEIRAERRHKELKEKGQEVSFEDILKNVKERDHIDSTRKTNPLKQAKDAVLLDNSNVTVAEQTKIAINLINKVLQNSKK; from the coding sequence ATGAAATATAAAAAACTAATCATAGCCATAGACGGACATTCTTCCTGCGGTAAAAGCACATTGGCAAAAGACTTGGCAAAACATTTTAAATATAATTATATTGATACAGGAGCAATGTATCGTGCTGTAACATTATATGTTATTGAAAATAACTTTTCTAAAGACAAGAAGATTAACGAACTGCTGTTACAACAAGCTTTTGAAGAAAAAAAAATTTTAATCGGTTTTCATTTTAACATCAAGACAAAAAAATCAGAAACATTATTAAACGGAAAAAATATTGAAAATCAAATAAGAGGAATTGAAGTTTCTAATCTTGTCAGTCCGGTTGCCGTTATTCCGTTTGTAAGATACAGACTTGTTGATCTGCAAAGAGAAATGGGAAAAGGAGGCGGAATTGTTATGGACGGAAGAGATATTGGTACTAACGTTTTTCCGAATGCCGATCTTAAAATATTTTTAACTGCCGATGCTGAAATAAGAGCCGAAAGAAGACATAAAGAACTGAAAGAAAAAGGGCAAGAAGTCAGCTTTGAAGATATCTTAAAAAATGTAAAAGAAAGAGATCATATTGATTCGACCAGAAAAACAAATCCTTTAAAACAAGCTAAAGACGCTGTTTTACTTGATAATTCAAACGTAACTGTTGCTGAGCAAACAAAAATTGCAATTAATTTAATTAATAAAGTTTTACAGAATTCAAAAAAATGA
- a CDS encoding 4-hydroxy-3-methylbut-2-enyl diphosphate reductase: MKIETDTNSGFCFGVVKAIETAEFELEKGEQLYCLGDIVHNDAEVKRLENKGLKTINYDEFKSLKNAKVMLRAHGEPPETYLIAKKNNIDLIDASCPIVLNLQRKINKAYIDVKDINGQIVIFGKEGHAEVIGLLGHTENKGIIVSEIEDLKKIDYSKPINIFSQTTKSRSSYLKIIEEIKKRMIEAQGSDNINFISNDSICRQVSNRDVFLEEFAGKHDIIIFISGKKSSNGKILYQVCKNKNKRSFFISDTDELDKSWFKNNDSVGICGATSSPNWLMEKVKNAIQKLEI; the protein is encoded by the coding sequence ATGAAGATAGAGACAGACACAAACTCCGGTTTTTGTTTCGGAGTTGTAAAAGCCATTGAAACAGCTGAATTTGAGTTGGAAAAAGGAGAACAACTATATTGTTTGGGTGATATTGTTCATAATGACGCTGAGGTTAAAAGACTTGAGAATAAAGGTTTAAAAACTATTAATTATGATGAGTTCAAATCATTAAAAAATGCTAAAGTAATGTTAAGAGCTCATGGAGAACCACCTGAAACATACCTAATTGCCAAAAAAAATAATATTGATCTTATTGATGCTTCCTGCCCCATAGTTTTAAATCTTCAAAGAAAGATAAATAAAGCTTATATTGATGTGAAAGATATAAACGGACAAATAGTTATTTTCGGCAAAGAAGGTCATGCCGAAGTAATTGGCTTGCTCGGACATACCGAGAATAAAGGCATAATTGTATCAGAAATTGAAGATTTAAAAAAAATTGACTATTCTAAACCGATAAATATCTTTTCGCAAACGACTAAAAGTCGCTCAAGTTATTTAAAAATAATTGAAGAAATAAAAAAACGTATGATCGAAGCACAAGGTAGTGATAATATTAATTTTATTTCTAACGACTCTATATGCAGGCAAGTTTCAAACAGAGATGTTTTTTTGGAAGAATTTGCAGGCAAACATGATATTATCATTTTTATAAGCGGCAAAAAAAGTTCAAACGGAAAAATTTTATACCAAGTATGCAAAAATAAAAATAAAAGAAGTTTTTTTATTTCCGATACTGACGAACTCGACAAATCTTGGTTCAAAAATAATGACTCAGTAGGAATTTGCGGAGCAACATCAAGCCCGAATTGGTTAATGGAAAAAGTTAAGAATGCAATTCAGAAATTAGAAATTTGA